CATCATCTGATTGATGTTCGCGATGTTGATGAGACCTATTCAGCTTATGATTTTGTGACAGAGGCAGAGGCTGCCATTACTGATATCGTTAGTCGTGGTAAACTGCCTATTGTAGTAGGAGGAACAGGTCTCTATTTACAAAGTCTTTTAGAAGGGTATCACCTAGGGGGACAGGTGGATCAGGAGCAGGTCTTAGCCTATCGCACGGAATTAGAGCAATTATCTGATCAGGAACTTTTTGAAAAAATTGATAACTTAGGTATTGAGATTAAAGAGATTAACCGTCGGCGTGCTATTAGAGCACTTGAGCTTCATCGTTTTTCGGAGAATCTTGAAAATACTGAGCCGACTTATGATCCCTTTCTTATCGGATTAGATGATGAACGTTCCTTGATTTATGACCGCATCAATACACGAGTAGACAAGATGGTTGAACATGGTCTCTTGGAAGAGGCCATGTGGTTGTACGATAATTATCCTAATGCCCAGTCAGCTCGTGGTATAGGCTACAAGGAGTTGTTTCCTTATTTTGCTGGGAACCAAACCTTGGATGAAGCCTTGGAAAAACTCAAGCAAAATACGCGTCGATTTGCTAAACGGCAATTAACCTGGTTCAGAAATAGAATGACTGTTAAGTTTTATCAGATTTCTAGTCCAGAATATCCTGAAAATGTCGTTCAAGATCTTGAATTATTTTTAAATGAAAGGGAAGGAGAAAAGGTAGGTCAATCTTAGTTTTAAGAACCAATCTTTGCTATAATGGTAGTTATGACTAACGAAGAAAAAAAATCAGCCTATGAATTAATGCTAGCACAGGCTAAGGTGCTTTTTGCCAATGAAGACAATGCTTTGGCCAACTTTTCTAATGCCTCAGCTCTCTTGAATACAACCCTGCCAAATTCTGTGTTCACAGGCTTCTACCTGATGGATAATGTCAAGAATGAGTTAATCCTTGGTCCTTTCCAAGGTAATGTTTCTTGTGTTCGAATTGCCCTAGGTAAGGGTGTTTGTGGCCAGTCTGCAGCTGAAAATAGAACCCTAATTGTCGAAGATGTCACCAAACACGACAATTACATCGCTTGTGATTCCGCTGCTCGAAGTGAAATTGTTGTACCAATGGTCAAAGATGGCAAATTAGTTGGTGTTCTCGATTTGGATTCTCACCAAGTAGGAGACTATAACGACCTAGACCAAGATTATCTTGAAGCATTTGTCAAAATTCTACTCGAGAAAACCGAGCTTACATTTGGAATGTTTGAGGTAAACTAATGTATCAAGCCTTATATCGTAAATACCGTAGTCAGACCTTTGGCGAAATGGTTGGTCAAAAAGTGATTTCAACCACGCTCAGACAGGCGGTAGAGTCAGGGAAAATCAGTCATGCCTATCTCTTTTCTGGGCCACGTGGTACCGGTAAAACCAGTGCGGCGAAAATCTTTGCCAAGGCTATGAACTGTCCTAATCAAGTTGATGGTGAGCCTTGTAATCACTGCGATATTTGTCGCGATATTACTAACGGAAGTCTCGAAGATGTGATTGAAATTGATGCGGCTTCCAACAACGGTGTGGATGAGATTCGTGAAATCCGTGACAAATCGACCTATGCCCCAAGTCGTGCGACTCACAAGGTCTATATTATCGACGAAGTTCACATGCTTTCGACAGGTGCCTTCAATGCTCTTTTGAAGACTTTGGAGGAGCCAACTGAAAATGTGGTCTTTATCCTAGCGACCACTGAATTACATAAGATTCCTGCAACCATCCTCTCTCGTGTCCAACGTTTTGAGTTTAAATCGATCAAGCAGGGAGCTATTAAAGAGCATTTGGCTTCAATTCTGGAAAAAGAAGGATTAACCTTTGATGATGAGGCTTTGACCATTATTGCTCGTCGTGCGGAAGGTGGTATGCGTGATGCTTTGTCAATCTTAGACCAAGCACTGAGTCTATCTCCTGACAATCATGTCAGCCAAGCCGTAGCTGAAGAAATCACTGGTTCTATTGGTTTAACAGCCCTAGACAGTTTTGTCGCTAATGTTCGCAATCAAGAGACTACGCAAGCTTTATCAAATCTCGAAATTCTCTTTGATAGTGGCAAGTCTATGAGCCGTTTTGCGACGGATCTCTTGGAGTATT
The DNA window shown above is from Streptococcus salivarius and carries:
- the miaA gene encoding tRNA (adenosine(37)-N6)-dimethylallyltransferase MiaA, with the translated sequence MKTKLIVVAGPTAVGKTALGIELAKRFNGEIISGDSQQVYRQLNIGTAKATPEEQAAAVHHLIDVRDVDETYSAYDFVTEAEAAITDIVSRGKLPIVVGGTGLYLQSLLEGYHLGGQVDQEQVLAYRTELEQLSDQELFEKIDNLGIEIKEINRRRAIRALELHRFSENLENTEPTYDPFLIGLDDERSLIYDRINTRVDKMVEHGLLEEAMWLYDNYPNAQSARGIGYKELFPYFAGNQTLDEALEKLKQNTRRFAKRQLTWFRNRMTVKFYQISSPEYPENVVQDLELFLNEREGEKVGQS
- a CDS encoding GAF domain-containing protein translates to MTNEEKKSAYELMLAQAKVLFANEDNALANFSNASALLNTTLPNSVFTGFYLMDNVKNELILGPFQGNVSCVRIALGKGVCGQSAAENRTLIVEDVTKHDNYIACDSAARSEIVVPMVKDGKLVGVLDLDSHQVGDYNDLDQDYLEAFVKILLEKTELTFGMFEVN
- the dnaX gene encoding DNA polymerase III subunit gamma/tau; amino-acid sequence: MYQALYRKYRSQTFGEMVGQKVISTTLRQAVESGKISHAYLFSGPRGTGKTSAAKIFAKAMNCPNQVDGEPCNHCDICRDITNGSLEDVIEIDAASNNGVDEIREIRDKSTYAPSRATHKVYIIDEVHMLSTGAFNALLKTLEEPTENVVFILATTELHKIPATILSRVQRFEFKSIKQGAIKEHLASILEKEGLTFDDEALTIIARRAEGGMRDALSILDQALSLSPDNHVSQAVAEEITGSIGLTALDSFVANVRNQETTQALSNLEILFDSGKSMSRFATDLLEYFRDLLIVKAGGENSHHSPLFEENLSLEQDRLFQLIDLVTSALPEIKTGTHPKIYAEMLTIKLSETHTQVSQEISGNLQEELDSLRREVEGLRKALKEGKVQGEVAPTRKVKPAYQYKVDREKILTIMRETMENPQKSRQCLDALKATWPEILDSISPQNRALLNGSEPVLANQENAILAFNAAFNAEQVMKRSDLNDMFGNIMSSAAGFSPNIMAVPKAEFEKLRTEFARSLKSKEELEKEDREEYIPQELEFLSDVVEIED